A DNA window from Thermostichus vulcanus str. 'Rupite' contains the following coding sequences:
- a CDS encoding chlorophyll a/b binding light-harvesting protein produces the protein MTATIRVQGNESDLERIPWWAGNARLTELSGRLLGAHVAHAGLIVLWAGVMTLIELANFDPSRPMYEQGLILLPHLASLGLGVGSGGEVLETDTYFAVGVMHLISSAFLGFGGIFHALRGPAVLETKLFPLFSYDWQDKNKMTTILGIHLVLLGLGAWLLVLKAMALGGLFDPEVGEVRTILPNLNPFGHLLGTEGRHWIAGVDSLEDVVGGHIWVGLLLIVGGIWHMATQPFGWAERIFVWSGEAYLSYSLGALALMGFIAAYFVSVNPVVYPEVFYGPLLQVGLDRYPLFEQGGELTARVWLANAHFWLAFFFLQGHLFHALKARGFNFRTGKLNATAQIV, from the coding sequence ATGACGGCAACGATACGGGTGCAGGGTAATGAATCTGACTTAGAGCGGATCCCGTGGTGGGCAGGCAATGCCCGGTTGACAGAGCTTTCTGGCCGGCTATTGGGAGCGCATGTGGCCCATGCTGGGTTGATTGTTCTCTGGGCTGGGGTGATGACCTTAATCGAGTTGGCTAATTTTGATCCCAGCCGACCTATGTACGAGCAAGGGTTGATTCTATTGCCCCATCTTGCCAGTTTGGGGTTGGGAGTGGGATCCGGCGGGGAAGTGCTGGAGACTGACACCTACTTTGCAGTGGGGGTGATGCATCTGATCAGCTCGGCATTCTTAGGTTTCGGGGGGATCTTCCACGCCCTACGCGGACCAGCCGTTTTAGAGACCAAGCTATTCCCTCTGTTCAGTTACGACTGGCAGGACAAAAACAAGATGACCACCATTTTGGGCATCCACTTGGTGTTACTGGGTCTGGGGGCTTGGCTACTGGTGTTGAAAGCGATGGCGTTGGGTGGATTGTTTGACCCGGAAGTGGGAGAAGTGCGCACCATTCTTCCCAATTTAAATCCCTTTGGTCACTTGCTGGGTACGGAAGGGCGGCATTGGATCGCCGGGGTAGACAGCCTGGAGGATGTGGTGGGTGGTCATATCTGGGTTGGGTTGCTCTTGATTGTAGGAGGCATTTGGCACATGGCCACGCAGCCTTTTGGCTGGGCAGAGCGGATCTTTGTTTGGTCTGGAGAGGCCTATCTTTCCTATAGTTTGGGTGCTTTGGCCTTAATGGGGTTCATCGCTGCCTATTTTGTCTCAGTGAATCCGGTGGTGTATCCGGAGGTGTTTTACGGGCCGCTGCTCCAGGTGGGGTTAGATCGCTATCCCTTGTTTGAGCAGGGAGGAGAATTGACTGCGAGAGTATGGTTGGCTAATGCCCATTTTTGGTTGGCTTTCTTCTTTCTTCAAGGACATCTTTTTCATGCACTCAAGGCGCGAGGGTTTAACTTCCGTACAGGCAAGCTGAATGCGACCGCTCAAATAGTTTGA
- the fldA gene encoding flavodoxin FldA → MAKVGLFFGTQTGNTETAAEMIQKELGEENVDLIDIAEASIEDFDKYNYLIIGCPTWNIGELQSDWDGFFPNLDEMDFTGKTVAYFGVGDQFGYPDNFQDAMGILAEKIAERGGKNVGAWPIDGYEFNESRGLVNGQFVGLALDEDNQSELTEKRVKEWTAKLKPMFGL, encoded by the coding sequence ATGGCAAAGGTTGGATTGTTTTTTGGTACTCAGACTGGCAATACGGAAACAGCTGCTGAGATGATTCAAAAGGAGCTGGGGGAAGAGAATGTAGATTTGATCGATATCGCGGAAGCCAGCATAGAAGATTTCGACAAATATAATTATCTAATCATCGGTTGTCCCACTTGGAATATTGGGGAACTACAGTCTGATTGGGATGGATTTTTCCCGAATTTGGATGAGATGGATTTCACCGGTAAGACAGTGGCCTATTTTGGGGTTGGGGATCAGTTTGGCTACCCGGATAACTTTCAGGATGCGATGGGAATCTTAGCAGAAAAAATTGCTGAACGTGGCGGGAAAAATGTCGGAGCTTGGCCGATTGATGGCTATGAGTTCAATGAGTCTAGAGGGTTAGTCAATGGTCAGTTTGTAGGGTTGGCACTTGATGAAGACAATCAATCAGAGCTAACGGAAAAGCGGGTGAAAGAATGGACAGCTAAACTCAAACCTATGTTTGGTTTATAA
- a CDS encoding chlorophyll a/b binding light-harvesting protein produces MTTVMSSPPAVSSPGWIAGNARFVDLSGKLLGAHVAHAGLILFWAGGMTLFELAHWDPAQPMYSQGLILLPHLATLGIGVGADGLVTDPYPFFVVGVLHLIASAVLGAGGVYHALLGPEVLPKGENFAGFFGYDWEDDDKMTTIIGVHLVLLGLGAWLLVAKSLFWGGLYDDSLGRVRVITDPTLNPVRIFAYLTPLLGERGMAGVSNLEDVVGGHVYVGLICILGGFWHMATRPFAWAKRVLIYSGEAYLSYSLGALAYMGILAAYFVSVNETVYPVAFYGPVGLGSDAAGVVTSRTWLATAHFVLGILFLAGHIWHAIRARAAATGFDFQKGGWVRTVDPQLGNFDTPVNGSDLTLLLLQNLPIYREGLSPMVRGLEVGMAHGYLLLGPFYKLGPLRDSELALTAGTLGAIGLVLILTVCLSIYGQVSFPKSRLVAVANTPYGSVSYPTPGIQLMAESAGSPQPIRVSAGSDELPENLRTRGGWSQFAGGFLVGGVGGVLFAYMLLSSSDVLAQVISGL; encoded by the coding sequence ATGACAACAGTTATGTCTTCTCCACCAGCGGTATCCAGTCCTGGTTGGATTGCTGGCAATGCCCGTTTTGTAGACTTATCCGGGAAATTATTGGGTGCTCATGTGGCCCATGCGGGGTTGATTCTGTTCTGGGCTGGAGGGATGACCCTGTTTGAGTTGGCCCACTGGGATCCCGCTCAACCCATGTACAGCCAGGGGCTGATTCTGTTGCCCCACTTGGCCACGTTGGGGATTGGAGTTGGGGCAGATGGGTTGGTGACGGATCCCTATCCCTTTTTTGTGGTCGGGGTGTTGCACCTGATTGCCTCGGCAGTGCTGGGGGCCGGGGGAGTTTATCACGCCCTGTTAGGGCCGGAGGTGTTGCCGAAAGGGGAGAACTTTGCTGGCTTTTTCGGTTACGACTGGGAAGATGACGACAAGATGACCACCATCATCGGCGTTCACCTGGTTCTCTTAGGGTTAGGGGCTTGGTTACTGGTGGCCAAATCCCTATTTTGGGGAGGTCTATACGATGATTCCCTGGGTCGGGTGCGGGTGATTACGGATCCCACCCTGAATCCGGTTCGCATTTTTGCCTACCTCACACCGCTGCTCGGGGAGCGAGGGATGGCCGGGGTAAGCAACTTAGAAGATGTGGTGGGGGGCCATGTTTATGTGGGTCTGATCTGCATTCTGGGTGGGTTTTGGCACATGGCGACGCGGCCTTTTGCTTGGGCCAAGCGGGTGTTGATCTACTCTGGGGAGGCTTATCTGTCTTATAGCCTAGGAGCTCTAGCCTACATGGGGATCCTCGCGGCCTATTTTGTCAGTGTGAATGAGACGGTCTATCCGGTGGCCTTTTACGGGCCGGTGGGGCTAGGGAGTGATGCAGCCGGTGTAGTGACCAGCAGGACCTGGTTGGCCACAGCCCACTTTGTTCTCGGGATCCTGTTTTTGGCTGGGCATATTTGGCATGCCATTCGTGCTCGGGCAGCAGCAACCGGTTTTGACTTTCAAAAGGGGGGCTGGGTGCGAACGGTGGATCCGCAATTGGGCAACTTCGACACTCCTGTCAATGGCAGCGATTTGACCCTACTCCTGCTGCAGAACTTGCCCATTTACCGCGAAGGGCTGTCGCCAATGGTGCGGGGCTTGGAAGTGGGAATGGCCCATGGTTACTTATTGTTGGGGCCATTTTACAAGCTTGGGCCATTGCGGGATTCGGAGCTGGCTTTGACAGCAGGCACACTGGGGGCAATTGGTTTGGTGTTGATCTTGACTGTCTGTCTGTCAATCTACGGGCAGGTATCTTTTCCCAAATCCCGCCTAGTGGCTGTGGCCAATACTCCTTATGGCTCTGTCAGTTATCCGACACCAGGGATACAGCTGATGGCGGAGTCGGCAGGATCCCCTCAGCCTATTCGTGTCTCTGCCGGATCCGATGAGTTGCCGGAAAATTTGCGCACCCGTGGGGGTTGGAGTCAGTTTGCCGGTGGCTTCTTGGTGGGGGGTGTCGGCGGTGTGCTGTTTGCCTACATGCTCCTGAGCAGTAGCGATGTGCTTGCCCAGGTTATATCAGGGCTTTGA
- a CDS encoding ABC transporter substrate-binding protein, whose amino-acid sequence MPLVHRALHEGHQPLLSTEIPQLPQRLVSLTPTGFDILAELELPSLLSPGSGSYFFPDFQAIAQVKPDLILACEFPHRAWLWRLQRLAPVYLLAIGGLETACQNLIEIARLTGRVDQAQRAIDRLCGGIKRYSIQLAPLPKPTVLMMGGSWLNVLTRRLIIETEAGALGSILKDLAYYPWGVSTGSEPGIGFASLRHVLQVNPDVIFVQSYPLGPWRQTSIIQQLAKLPEWRQLRAAQSNRIFEVDPFWHQGSGTRSIRLMLKQVLPFIYPEQTFEGWM is encoded by the coding sequence ATGCCCTTGGTTCACCGTGCTCTGCACGAGGGTCATCAACCCCTCCTCTCTACCGAGATCCCGCAACTGCCTCAACGGCTAGTTTCTCTGACCCCAACAGGGTTTGACATTCTGGCAGAACTGGAATTGCCCTCTCTGCTGAGTCCAGGATCGGGATCCTACTTCTTTCCAGATTTTCAGGCAATCGCTCAAGTGAAACCGGATCTGATTCTGGCCTGTGAGTTTCCCCATCGCGCCTGGCTATGGAGGCTACAGCGTTTGGCTCCGGTTTATCTGCTGGCAATAGGGGGGTTGGAGACAGCTTGCCAGAACTTGATAGAGATTGCCCGGCTAACGGGACGAGTTGATCAGGCCCAACGGGCGATTGACCGTTTGTGTGGGGGAATCAAACGCTATTCCATCCAATTGGCACCTTTGCCCAAACCCACGGTTTTGATGATGGGTGGATCTTGGTTGAATGTGTTGACCCGTCGCTTGATTATCGAAACGGAAGCTGGTGCTTTGGGCAGTATTCTCAAGGATTTAGCCTACTATCCCTGGGGAGTTTCAACAGGCTCTGAGCCAGGTATTGGCTTTGCTAGCTTGCGGCATGTTTTACAGGTCAACCCCGACGTCATCTTTGTGCAGAGTTATCCCCTTGGCCCTTGGCGACAAACATCCATAATTCAACAACTGGCTAAGCTGCCTGAATGGCGGCAGTTGCGGGCTGCACAGAGCAATCGAATATTTGAGGTGGATCCCTTTTGGCACCAAGGCAGTGGCACTCGTTCTATTCGCTTAATGTTAAAGCAGGTATTGCCCTTCATTTATCCTGAACAAACCTTTGAAGGATGGATGTAA